Proteins encoded within one genomic window of Nitrospirota bacterium:
- a CDS encoding LysM peptidoglycan-binding domain-containing protein, producing the protein MKHFIISCLIVFSAVSLFNCAPRPSVRQEPVTRESRDPFDAFPEKYRLKAVEAEERGDLRGALFNWKIVQSFIPGDPEASELVNVLEARTRIETQRHLRKGLDYFKQGLFYEARNEFILTLYFDPDNEQALHYLKTKLNDQDYIAYETKEGDTLKGIAKEIYNDPDKDFLVAYFNDLNNDNKLKEGMKLKLPVIDPPPGGRQGYPERKNRKSRQALKGNNNSEYQEVPK; encoded by the coding sequence ATGAAACATTTTATTATCTCATGTCTCATTGTTTTCTCAGCGGTCTCTCTTTTCAACTGCGCTCCGAGGCCTTCAGTCCGGCAAGAGCCTGTCACGAGGGAGAGCAGAGACCCGTTTGATGCATTCCCGGAAAAATATCGCTTGAAGGCTGTTGAAGCAGAGGAGAGAGGAGACCTGCGTGGGGCGCTCTTCAACTGGAAGATCGTGCAGAGCTTCATCCCCGGCGACCCCGAGGCCTCTGAGTTGGTAAACGTGCTTGAGGCAAGGACCAGGATCGAGACACAAAGACATTTGCGAAAGGGCCTGGATTATTTTAAGCAGGGTTTGTTTTACGAAGCGAGAAATGAGTTTATACTTACCCTCTACTTTGACCCTGACAATGAGCAGGCATTGCATTACCTGAAAACTAAATTGAACGACCAGGATTATATAGCTTACGAAACCAAAGAAGGCGACACCTTGAAAGGCATTGCAAAAGAAATCTATAACGATCCTGACAAGGACTTTCTCGTCGCTTATTTTAACGACCTTAATAATGACAATAAATTAAAAGAGGGAATGAAGTTAAAACTGCCAGTAATAGACCCGCCGCCTGGGGGCAGGCAGGGTTACCCTGAAAGAAAAAACAGGAAAAGCAGACAAGCTCTCAAGGGGAACAATAATTCTGAATATCAGGAAGTGCCGAAATAA
- a CDS encoding polysaccharide deacetylase family protein codes for MFKRSIGKACSEGLFYLSLILLMLVLFAGCASTRKTPSTFTAPQIHLQPEERSYARVFPDFIAVIAQPGDTFASLAGKYLNDPSLDWFIAGFNDVTTLGPGQELIVPLYDYRKGGLSVKGHQTVPVLSYHKFSKYRSDTLTVSERDFEEQMAFLKKNGYKVISADELFDFLNFRKQVPDKSVVITIDDGWRSTYDIAFPILKKYGYPATLFVYTDFITQGSNALDWKLVSAMEGNGIDIQCHTKTHRNLNMRDEQESFREYFESLKEELTESAAIIRKRLNKEVRYLAYPYGETNSLTVALLKKLGYRGAFTVYRGGNPFFIDNYRIKRSMVYGSFSLKEFERNLITFSNNDLN; via the coding sequence ATGTTCAAAAGATCCATAGGGAAAGCCTGCTCTGAAGGATTATTTTATTTATCACTGATACTGTTGATGCTGGTCCTGTTCGCCGGCTGTGCCTCGACCAGAAAAACCCCATCTACTTTTACAGCCCCTCAGATCCATTTGCAGCCGGAAGAGCGGTCTTACGCGCGGGTGTTTCCCGACTTTATCGCTGTCATTGCCCAGCCCGGCGATACCTTTGCGTCCCTTGCGGGGAAGTACCTGAACGATCCGTCCCTGGACTGGTTTATTGCCGGGTTCAACGATGTCACCACCCTTGGTCCGGGACAGGAATTGATCGTCCCTCTCTATGATTACAGGAAAGGCGGGTTGTCCGTTAAAGGTCATCAGACAGTGCCCGTGCTCTCTTATCACAAGTTCTCAAAATACAGATCAGACACCCTGACCGTCAGCGAAAGGGACTTTGAAGAGCAAATGGCTTTCCTGAAAAAGAACGGCTACAAGGTGATCTCAGCGGACGAGCTTTTTGATTTCCTGAATTTCAGAAAACAGGTCCCGGATAAATCAGTGGTCATTACAATTGATGACGGCTGGCGCTCCACTTATGATATAGCGTTCCCGATATTGAAAAAGTACGGATACCCTGCCACGTTATTTGTGTACACGGATTTCATTACGCAGGGCAGTAACGCCCTGGACTGGAAGCTTGTCTCCGCGATGGAAGGAAACGGCATTGATATACAGTGCCACACAAAGACGCACCGCAACCTCAACATGAGGGATGAACAGGAATCCTTCAGGGAATATTTTGAGTCTCTCAAAGAGGAATTGACCGAATCCGCGGCCATCATCAGGAAGCGCTTGAATAAGGAGGTCAGGTACCTGGCCTATCCCTACGGCGAAACCAATTCCCTGACAGTGGCGCTCCTGAAAAAACTCGGTTACAGAGGGGCATTTACAGTATACCGGGGAGGCAATCCGTTCTTTATAGATAATTACAGGATCAAACGTTCAATGGTCTACGGCAGCTTCAGCCTGAAAGAATTTGAAAGGAACCTTATCACGTTCAGCAATAATGATTTGAATTAG
- a CDS encoding LysM peptidoglycan-binding domain-containing protein, whose amino-acid sequence MKSVLAKQIRLFIIFLITIALISCAKQEQKPDETVPEQPVVTTPETAPAQTEPPVSYFVHTVKWPGETVSIIAGWYTGDIQNWKALADANPDINPSRIHPGMNINVPEDMMKTRDPMPKEFVDSFYPKAVIEKAPPKPTPPPPPPPVEEEPPLFGPKKYPKK is encoded by the coding sequence ATGAAAAGCGTTTTGGCAAAGCAAATAAGATTGTTCATTATCTTCCTAATAACAATAGCGCTTATAAGCTGCGCGAAGCAGGAGCAGAAACCTGATGAAACCGTGCCTGAACAGCCTGTTGTAACCACACCTGAAACTGCCCCGGCCCAGACTGAACCTCCAGTCAGTTATTTTGTTCATACTGTAAAATGGCCCGGAGAGACAGTCTCGATAATCGCGGGCTGGTACACCGGCGATATACAGAACTGGAAGGCATTGGCAGATGCAAATCCTGACATCAATCCCAGCCGTATCCATCCAGGCATGAATATCAACGTACCTGAGGACATGATGAAAACGCGCGACCCCATGCCGAAGGAATTTGTTGACAGCTTTTATCCAAAAGCAGTCATAGAGAAGGCGCCGCCAAAACCCACTCCACCGCCGCCGCCTCCACCGGTGGAGGAAGAGCCGCCGCTCTTTGGCCCCAAAAAATATCCGAAGAAATAG
- a CDS encoding protein kinase: MSADKPVKFGKYLLVEKLATGGMAQVFKAKIMGAEGFEKMVAIKQILPHLTVEKELVTSFIDEAKLAASLHHQNIVQIYDFGNLEGTYYIAMEYLLGKDLRMIANRAKDRNTQFSLEHSLYIMSRVCAGLDYAHKLKDLQGRPLNIIHRDISPQNVIVTYEGEVKIVDFGIAKAATQSSMTQVGMIKGKVAYMSPEQASGKHIDHRSDIFATGILLYELVTGNRMFQGDTLHILAKVRDAEFEPAENVVSGLPQMLYKILKRSLAKEPEDRYQSCGEMLDDIEACIFGPEKLEYNTKICEGNPDLKGCMIDLSLKPTVSGLAHYMKELFTEDMSSELQAFRDTGEIHIGEEAGAGHTVMAEVKPPAQPQMKPAEKPEEKIIVQPKKEVVQREKRKLPVAYIAIAAVIVIGLIFFLLPKGKDVQTPPVSQQAETRVPEKTVAPEQVKKQEPAEDPKAKARALQDQAAGLMETQPHKAMPLLLEAVKADPSNVQAHFHLGMVHMKLKDNPKAIDAFNKAAQLDPKFSDAYFNLGYIYAINKNYPKAEEMYEKVVGLSPSYLDEALFNLGIMQEKQGKRQQCIESIERAVKVNPGNQLAIEYLQKLKRKS, encoded by the coding sequence ATGTCCGCAGACAAGCCCGTAAAGTTCGGGAAATACCTCCTTGTGGAAAAGCTCGCCACAGGCGGTATGGCGCAGGTTTTCAAAGCCAAGATAATGGGCGCTGAAGGCTTTGAGAAGATGGTCGCCATCAAGCAGATCCTCCCCCATTTGACCGTTGAAAAAGAGCTGGTCACTTCTTTTATCGACGAGGCAAAACTTGCCGCTTCGCTCCACCACCAGAACATAGTCCAGATCTACGACTTCGGCAATTTGGAAGGGACTTACTATATTGCGATGGAATATCTGTTAGGCAAAGACCTGCGCATGATCGCCAACCGCGCCAAAGACAGAAATACGCAGTTCAGCCTTGAGCACAGCCTCTACATTATGTCACGTGTCTGCGCGGGCCTTGATTACGCCCACAAGCTGAAGGACCTGCAGGGAAGGCCGCTTAACATTATTCACAGGGACATCAGTCCCCAGAATGTCATCGTCACTTATGAAGGCGAGGTAAAGATAGTTGATTTCGGAATTGCCAAGGCAGCCACACAGAGCTCCATGACCCAGGTGGGCATGATCAAGGGCAAGGTAGCTTATATGTCGCCAGAACAGGCGTCGGGCAAACACATTGACCACCGCTCGGACATATTCGCCACGGGCATACTCCTTTATGAACTGGTCACCGGCAACAGGATGTTCCAGGGCGATACCCTTCATATACTCGCCAAGGTCCGCGATGCCGAATTTGAGCCTGCGGAAAATGTTGTCAGCGGGCTGCCTCAGATGCTTTATAAAATTCTCAAACGCTCCCTTGCAAAAGAGCCTGAGGACCGCTACCAGTCCTGCGGGGAGATGCTGGACGACATCGAGGCGTGCATATTCGGGCCGGAGAAACTTGAATACAACACAAAGATCTGCGAAGGAAACCCCGATCTCAAAGGCTGCATGATCGACCTCTCCCTGAAGCCTACCGTCAGCGGCCTCGCCCATTACATGAAAGAGCTTTTTACGGAGGACATGTCATCCGAGCTGCAGGCCTTCAGAGATACAGGCGAGATCCACATTGGAGAAGAGGCCGGTGCCGGCCATACGGTAATGGCCGAGGTAAAACCCCCGGCACAGCCTCAGATGAAGCCTGCTGAAAAGCCTGAGGAAAAGATAATTGTTCAGCCGAAGAAAGAAGTGGTCCAGAGAGAGAAGAGAAAATTGCCCGTTGCGTATATCGCGATCGCGGCAGTAATTGTAATTGGCCTCATATTTTTCCTTTTGCCGAAAGGGAAAGATGTCCAGACACCCCCGGTTTCACAGCAGGCTGAGACGCGTGTCCCTGAAAAAACAGTTGCGCCGGAGCAGGTAAAGAAACAGGAGCCCGCTGAAGACCCGAAGGCAAAGGCCAGGGCCTTGCAGGACCAGGCAGCGGGTCTGATGGAGACACAGCCGCATAAGGCAATGCCTTTGCTGCTTGAGGCTGTAAAGGCGGATCCCTCAAATGTTCAGGCGCATTTCCATCTCGGCATGGTCCACATGAAATTGAAAGACAATCCAAAGGCAATTGATGCCTTTAATAAAGCGGCGCAGCTTGACCCGAAATTTTCAGACGCGTATTTTAATCTCGGTTATATTTATGCTATAAATAAAAACTACCCGAAGGCCGAGGAGATGTATGAAAAGGTGGTAGGATTATCGCCGTCATATCTTGATGAGGCGCTCTTCAATCTCGGGATAATGCAGGAGAAGCAGGGCAAGAGACAGCAATGCATAGAAAGCATCGAACGGGCTGTCAAGGTAAATCCGGGGAACCAGTTGGCTATTGAATATCTTCAAAAACTGAAAAGAAAATCCTGA
- a CDS encoding FHA domain-containing protein gives MSRNIVLQDTGNGSNYDITLPCVIGRGKDTGLTFEDQTMSHRHALVSETDNHIYIEDLKSANGVFVNNIRIRDKTPLTQGDSIQLGKTKLVLSQIKEEVPEQMVLHSLGREKELHLADHRRLNTIYELATELAGNQEITVLGEKTFSRLKEIFKQDRGYLALFGEDGALKPIFIDSPTGSVPLSSSIINRIFQNGESLLLEDALSDYSFKEQESIMALRIRCAICVPLIFHNRIHGLIYLDRDVPGAYNREDLEFLRGISSLLAPLIENARLWSELKKHYENAMVILKKTEARLIDAERTAAYVRLAQAMAHEIRNPLMVIGGLARKMAKPEPEALKNDSLSAITASVERVEMVLREVDNFAKIPLPQIKLHRIDTLLQEEIQRHDEEWRQKGLRPSLSVSAARLMVPVDSELMRKAVSMVFKEIIFALPQGSDFGISIKDNGNGLEIVFGESSIDQCSCELFDPELQGKMWSRSLFLNIAHKIITDHGGKMLFDPSAYSAFPVIIRIPATREI, from the coding sequence ATGAGCAGGAATATTGTTCTTCAGGACACCGGCAATGGCAGCAATTATGATATTACCCTGCCGTGCGTTATCGGCAGGGGGAAAGATACCGGGCTTACTTTTGAAGACCAGACCATGTCGCACAGGCATGCGCTTGTGTCAGAGACGGACAATCATATTTACATTGAAGACCTAAAAAGCGCAAACGGCGTATTCGTAAATAATATCAGGATCAGGGACAAGACCCCGCTGACTCAAGGGGATTCCATTCAACTCGGGAAGACAAAACTCGTTCTCTCACAAATTAAAGAGGAGGTCCCGGAGCAGATGGTCCTGCATTCTCTGGGCAGGGAAAAGGAATTGCACCTTGCGGACCACCGGCGGCTGAATACGATATATGAACTTGCAACAGAGCTGGCCGGGAACCAGGAAATAACGGTACTTGGTGAAAAAACATTTTCAAGGCTGAAGGAGATCTTCAAGCAGGACCGCGGCTATCTCGCGCTGTTTGGGGAGGACGGCGCCCTGAAACCGATTTTCATTGACTCCCCTACCGGGTCCGTGCCTCTCAGCAGCAGCATTATCAACAGGATCTTTCAGAACGGTGAGTCCCTTCTTCTTGAGGACGCGCTCAGTGATTATTCATTCAAGGAACAGGAAAGCATCATGGCGCTGAGGATCAGGTGCGCGATATGCGTCCCGCTTATTTTTCACAACCGTATTCATGGCCTGATCTATCTTGACCGGGACGTCCCCGGGGCGTATAACCGGGAGGACCTGGAATTTTTAAGAGGCATTTCTTCCCTCCTTGCGCCCCTTATCGAGAACGCCCGCCTCTGGTCTGAATTAAAAAAGCACTATGAAAATGCCATGGTGATATTGAAGAAAACAGAGGCGAGGCTGATCGATGCGGAAAGGACGGCTGCTTATGTCCGGCTCGCACAGGCCATGGCCCATGAGATAAGAAACCCTCTGATGGTGATCGGGGGCCTGGCAAGGAAGATGGCAAAGCCGGAACCCGAGGCGTTAAAAAATGATTCGCTCTCTGCCATCACTGCCTCTGTCGAAAGAGTGGAAATGGTCCTCAGGGAAGTTGATAATTTCGCTAAGATCCCGCTGCCACAGATCAAATTGCACAGGATCGACACCCTGCTTCAGGAGGAGATACAGAGGCATGATGAAGAATGGCGGCAGAAAGGGCTCCGTCCTTCTCTTTCTGTCAGCGCAGCGCGTCTTATGGTCCCGGTTGATAGTGAACTCATGAGGAAGGCGGTCTCAATGGTGTTTAAGGAAATAATCTTTGCCCTTCCTCAGGGGTCGGATTTCGGGATATCAATTAAGGACAACGGGAATGGACTTGAGATCGTTTTCGGAGAATCTTCCATTGACCAATGTTCGTGTGAGCTATTTGATCCGGAGCTGCAGGGAAAGATGTGGAGCCGCAGCCTGTTTCTCAATATCGCACACAAGATAATTACAGACCACGGCGGCAAAATGCTTTTCGACCCGTCGGCATATTCAGCGTTCCCGGTGATCATAAGAATACCGGCAACGAGGGAGATATGA